One part of the Marinobacter sp. M3C genome encodes these proteins:
- a CDS encoding propionyl-CoA synthetase — MIYNAEFTRSISKPDDFWREKAADIEWIKFPHTIWQAKDNGHGDWFTDGELNTSDIALDANLRAGRGEQTALIYDSPVTNTQQSYTYNQLTDEVARFAGALKARGIEKGDRVVIYMPMIPQAVIAMLGCARIGAVHSVVFGGFAAHELAVRIDDATPKALITASCGIEVSKVIAYKPLVDKALEQAKHKPELCVVYQRPEALASLQSPRDVDWNELVRDAEPAAPVAVKSTDPLYILYTSGTTGKPKGVVRDNGGHAVALKYSMKLVYDASPGDVFWTASDVGWVVGHSYIVYAPLFAGCTTVLYEGKPVRTPDAGGFWRVIQDHKVNILFTAPTAFRAVRKEDPEANFLTKYDISSLKRIYLAGERLDPATYDWLREHTHLPVLDHWWQTETGWAICGNPAGIEMMTTKPGSATMPSPGYDVQIVDLRGNQMPAGEQGQIAIKLPLPPGCLQTVWGDDKRFRESYLDAIPGFYSTGDGGFEDEDGYIFVMGRTDDVINVAGHRLSTGEMEEVVSSHPAVAECCVVGVHDEMKGQIPIGLVLIKDGATIDHDELEDELVEMMREKIGAIACFKRAMVVERLPKTRSGKILRRVIRQIADGEAYSVPSTIDDPSILEEISDQFRPR; from the coding sequence ATGATTTACAACGCAGAATTTACACGCTCGATCAGCAAACCGGACGATTTCTGGCGTGAAAAAGCCGCCGACATCGAATGGATTAAATTTCCGCACACCATCTGGCAGGCTAAAGACAATGGCCACGGTGACTGGTTTACCGATGGCGAGCTGAACACCAGTGACATTGCTCTGGACGCCAACCTTCGCGCTGGCCGTGGTGAACAAACCGCACTGATTTACGACTCACCGGTAACCAACACCCAGCAAAGCTATACCTACAATCAGCTGACAGATGAAGTCGCGCGTTTTGCCGGCGCTCTGAAGGCCCGCGGCATCGAAAAAGGCGATCGCGTCGTTATTTACATGCCGATGATCCCTCAGGCGGTGATTGCGATGCTGGGCTGTGCTCGTATTGGCGCGGTTCATTCGGTGGTGTTTGGCGGTTTTGCGGCCCACGAGCTGGCCGTTCGCATTGACGATGCAACGCCCAAGGCACTCATTACCGCGTCTTGCGGCATCGAAGTCAGCAAGGTGATTGCCTACAAACCGTTGGTGGATAAGGCTTTGGAACAGGCTAAACATAAACCTGAGCTGTGTGTTGTGTATCAGCGCCCGGAAGCACTGGCCAGCCTGCAAAGCCCGAGAGATGTGGATTGGAACGAACTTGTTCGCGATGCCGAGCCAGCTGCCCCGGTCGCCGTCAAATCGACCGATCCGCTGTACATTCTTTACACCTCCGGCACCACCGGTAAACCCAAAGGTGTGGTGCGAGACAACGGCGGCCACGCCGTGGCCCTTAAATACAGCATGAAGCTGGTCTACGACGCCAGCCCCGGTGATGTGTTCTGGACCGCATCGGATGTGGGCTGGGTGGTGGGTCACAGCTACATTGTTTACGCGCCCCTGTTTGCCGGCTGCACAACCGTACTGTATGAAGGCAAACCGGTTCGCACCCCCGACGCAGGCGGTTTCTGGCGCGTGATCCAGGATCACAAGGTCAATATTCTATTTACCGCCCCAACCGCTTTCCGCGCGGTGCGCAAAGAAGATCCGGAGGCAAATTTTTTAACGAAATACGACATCAGCTCGCTGAAGCGGATCTATCTGGCCGGCGAGCGCCTGGACCCGGCCACTTACGACTGGCTGCGTGAGCACACTCATTTGCCCGTGCTCGACCACTGGTGGCAAACCGAGACCGGTTGGGCCATTTGTGGCAACCCCGCCGGGATTGAAATGATGACCACTAAGCCCGGTTCCGCCACTATGCCGTCCCCCGGCTACGATGTTCAGATTGTCGATTTACGCGGGAACCAAATGCCGGCGGGTGAACAGGGCCAGATCGCGATAAAACTGCCACTGCCACCGGGCTGTCTGCAAACCGTTTGGGGTGATGACAAGCGTTTCCGTGAGAGTTATCTCGACGCTATTCCCGGCTTTTACAGCACCGGTGATGGCGGTTTTGAAGATGAAGACGGTTATATTTTCGTTATGGGCCGCACCGACGACGTGATTAACGTAGCCGGCCACCGGCTATCTACCGGTGAAATGGAAGAAGTGGTGTCGTCTCATCCAGCTGTGGCCGAATGCTGCGTGGTAGGTGTTCATGACGAAATGAAAGGCCAGATTCCGATCGGGCTGGTGCTGATTAAAGACGGCGCCACCATTGACCATGACGAACTGGAAGATGAACTGGTAGAAATGATGCGTGAAAAAATTGGTGCCATTGCCTGTTTTAAGCGAGCTATGGTGGTTGAACGTTTGCCAAAAACACGCTCTGGCAAGATTCTGCGCCGAGTTATACGACAGATTGCAGACGGCGAAGCCTACAGTGTGCCAAGCACCATCGATGACCCGTCCATTCTGGAAGAAATCAGCGACCAGTTCCGGCCTCGGTAA
- a CDS encoding DUF4123 domain-containing protein, whose amino-acid sequence MVSSTDTRYLVLESRQKKTLLQALYDISDNPQWAYLFADSEWQDYLDESPILLETVQNSAEYRWALMGLEDESLSGLILESTQDLDAVVSWLRARLTVCFDGNRKGLLRLYDPKIWRSLAVQSMPDAEIIDRAIYWYGKPGQQRWVMDENPEPIAMSPMPTLNEQQWLALNDASAGS is encoded by the coding sequence ATGGTCAGTTCAACCGACACGCGCTATCTGGTGCTGGAGTCAAGGCAGAAAAAGACGTTACTTCAGGCGCTCTACGATATCTCCGATAATCCTCAATGGGCCTATCTGTTCGCGGACAGCGAGTGGCAAGACTACCTGGATGAAAGCCCGATTCTGTTGGAAACGGTACAGAACAGCGCAGAATATCGCTGGGCACTGATGGGCCTCGAAGACGAAAGTTTGAGTGGTTTGATTTTAGAGTCTACACAGGATCTGGATGCTGTAGTCAGTTGGTTAAGAGCCCGGCTGACCGTGTGTTTTGACGGCAATCGGAAAGGACTTTTGCGGCTCTACGACCCAAAGATCTGGCGCAGTCTGGCGGTACAATCAATGCCGGACGCTGAGATCATTGATCGCGCAATATACTGGTACGGCAAGCCCGGCCAACAGCGCTGGGTAATGGATGAAAACCCGGAGCCGATTGCCATGTCACCAATGCCGACACTGAACGAGCAACAGTGGCTGGCACTGAATGACGCCAGCGCCGGATCATGA
- the tssI gene encoding type VI secretion system tip protein TssI/VgrG yields MPKANGLQFTAQVGEFPSEVFSVVSFDLKEGLSQVFCGRLQLASTDSDIDASDVLEQSVDLVIWQNSEPLRRFTGVVSDFVICDSGHHRTRYEIVLQSPLWRLELMYNSRIFQGQTTESIASALLQERGIPAVAFQLKCRGDVREYCVQHRESDLAFIQRLAAEEGWHYRYGHGSIDASQQPMVIFADHHGDGPRLDAAEYNAKAGGSSQQPAVFRLCSEERVKASAVVMKDYTFKNPAYAMMHEHHAALENQRQDYQHFDYPGRFKADASGKRFTQARLHALRNDANTATGASNRPDFTCGAKVKLTNHNHESMNRDWLLTSVNHTGKQPQALEQEAGAEAITYHNTFNAIPANKTWRPDLPQGDGFEIRPRPVSDLPEGDGFQIRPQSRSLPRPVMDGPQVAIVTGPEGEEIHCDEHGRVKVHFPWDRRPLSGNAESSANNQHSSAWLRVSQGWAGGQYGFMALPRIGNEVIVSFLDGDPDQPIITGCTYNVTSMPPYALPQYKTRTVLKTQTHKGEGSNEVRFEDEAEKQQVYIHAQKNLDLLTENNRTEVINNDSHLTVEKTRISHVKASEHETIGGGKRERTGKDHSFSVTGTLHLKAGTAWLNEAGTELHIKAGQKVVVEAGAEITLKAGGSFVKIDPSGVSLGGAAIKMNAGGAAGGGSGQKVQVPEMPGLVEKNGGAVAPVELAEVGQRANAKPKPIVAHRLKQARINRSAVVERCQERPDGSCPLSNCPCGKAQPV; encoded by the coding sequence ATGCCCAAGGCAAATGGATTGCAGTTCACCGCACAAGTCGGTGAGTTTCCCTCTGAAGTATTCTCCGTCGTTAGCTTCGATCTAAAAGAAGGCCTGTCACAGGTGTTCTGCGGCCGCCTGCAATTGGCCAGCACCGATTCTGATATCGATGCCAGCGATGTTCTGGAACAATCGGTTGACCTGGTAATATGGCAAAACAGCGAGCCACTGCGGCGCTTTACCGGCGTGGTCAGCGACTTTGTCATTTGTGACAGCGGCCATCACCGCACCCGTTATGAAATCGTGCTGCAATCGCCCCTGTGGCGTCTTGAGCTGATGTACAACAGTCGTATTTTTCAGGGCCAGACCACAGAATCCATTGCCAGCGCGCTTCTGCAAGAACGCGGAATACCCGCCGTAGCGTTTCAACTGAAGTGCCGTGGCGACGTTCGGGAATACTGCGTTCAGCACCGGGAGAGTGATCTGGCCTTTATTCAGCGCTTGGCGGCGGAAGAAGGTTGGCATTACCGCTACGGTCACGGCAGCATCGATGCCAGCCAGCAGCCAATGGTTATTTTTGCCGACCATCACGGTGACGGCCCAAGATTGGACGCCGCAGAATACAACGCCAAAGCGGGTGGTAGCAGCCAGCAACCCGCCGTATTTCGCTTGTGCTCCGAAGAACGCGTAAAAGCCTCGGCCGTGGTGATGAAAGACTACACCTTCAAAAATCCGGCTTACGCCATGATGCATGAACACCATGCGGCCCTCGAAAACCAACGCCAGGATTACCAACACTTCGACTACCCCGGCCGATTCAAAGCCGACGCCAGCGGCAAACGCTTTACCCAGGCGCGCCTGCATGCGCTTCGAAATGACGCCAACACCGCCACGGGTGCCAGCAACCGGCCAGATTTCACCTGTGGTGCGAAAGTTAAGCTCACCAATCACAATCACGAGAGCATGAACCGCGACTGGCTGCTAACCAGCGTCAACCATACCGGCAAACAGCCTCAGGCATTGGAGCAAGAAGCTGGCGCCGAAGCCATCACCTATCACAACACGTTCAATGCCATACCCGCCAATAAAACCTGGCGCCCCGATTTACCCCAAGGGGACGGATTTGAAATCCGTCCCCGACCTGTCTCCGATCTGCCCGAGGGGGACGGATTTCAAATCCGTCCCCAATCTCGCTCGCTTCCCCGACCTGTGATGGACGGGCCACAAGTGGCCATCGTCACAGGCCCCGAGGGCGAAGAAATCCACTGCGACGAACACGGCCGGGTAAAAGTCCACTTCCCCTGGGACCGGCGGCCGCTATCCGGCAATGCCGAAAGCAGCGCGAATAACCAACACAGCAGTGCCTGGCTCCGGGTTAGCCAGGGTTGGGCCGGTGGTCAATATGGTTTTATGGCCTTGCCCAGAATTGGAAATGAAGTCATCGTCTCCTTCCTGGACGGCGACCCGGATCAGCCCATCATCACCGGCTGCACCTACAACGTCACCAGCATGCCGCCCTACGCGCTGCCGCAATACAAAACCCGCACCGTCCTGAAAACCCAGACTCACAAGGGCGAGGGCAGCAACGAAGTGCGCTTTGAAGACGAAGCAGAAAAACAACAGGTGTATATTCACGCTCAGAAAAACCTGGACCTGCTCACCGAAAACAACCGAACCGAAGTCATCAACAATGACAGCCATCTGACCGTAGAAAAAACCCGGATAAGCCACGTCAAAGCCAGCGAACACGAAACCATAGGCGGAGGAAAACGAGAGCGCACAGGCAAAGACCACAGCTTCAGCGTCACCGGCACACTGCACCTCAAAGCCGGAACCGCCTGGCTCAACGAGGCCGGTACAGAGTTGCACATCAAAGCGGGTCAAAAGGTAGTGGTAGAAGCGGGCGCAGAGATCACCCTCAAAGCCGGCGGCAGCTTTGTGAAGATCGACCCCAGCGGCGTGTCCCTGGGTGGCGCCGCGATCAAAATGAACGCCGGTGGCGCGGCGGGTGGGGGAAGTGGGCAAAAGGTTCAGGTGCCGGAGATGCCGGGGTTGGTGGAGAAGAACGGTGGGGCCGTGGCGCCTGTTGAGTTGGCGGAGGTTGGACAGCGGGCGAATGCCAAACCAAAACCAATCGTTGCCCATCGATTAAAGCAAGCAAGAATAAACAGGTCTGCGGTGGTGGAGCGTTGTCAGGAACGGCCAGACGGCTCTTGCCCCTTGAGCAATTGCCCGTGTGGTAAAGCGCAGCCGGTATAA
- a CDS encoding acyl carrier protein phosphodiesterase, whose translation MLPSAFALKKSDALDVLYGHFLLRHWNEFTDAGQNTFISEVYTKLQDNEDLMTPDMSRTTRHMVSHDWFGSYRNLNALDRVAARIRFQNSFAGIINEIRPLHSELEENLSSIFPLFTECCRRN comes from the coding sequence GTGCTTCCAAGTGCCTTTGCCCTTAAGAAATCCGATGCTCTGGATGTCTTGTATGGCCACTTTCTTCTGCGGCATTGGAATGAGTTTACCGATGCCGGCCAGAATACCTTTATCAGCGAGGTGTATACAAAGCTGCAGGATAACGAAGACTTGATGACACCTGATATGAGCAGAACAACGCGGCATATGGTTTCTCACGACTGGTTCGGGTCGTACCGCAATCTAAATGCGCTGGATAGAGTGGCTGCGCGCATCCGGTTTCAGAACTCATTTGCCGGAATCATTAACGAAATACGACCTTTACACTCAGAGCTTGAAGAAAATTTGTCATCAATTTTCCCCTTGTTTACAGAGTGTTGCAGGAGGAATTGA
- a CDS encoding TRAP transporter large permease subunit, whose translation MDTGAKTSSLHAVNVEEFKKDDQKWVKFQIPPSIITIVYAATAQISVGKMFAAGIVPGMVLSGLYVSYVVIRTMLKPSLAPTPEHIEVSWFEMFGSLKSLFLPTLIVFSVLGSIYAEIATPTEAAAVGVVGAMLSAMLQGQFTIGNLSDAAMDTLRVTTMIMWITIGAKIFVSIFTGIGGADSLLMFIENLELNRWLVLLAMMGLLVLLGLFLDEIGIILLCVPVFMPIISSFGFDPVWFGVLFLITAQIAYITPPFGYTLFYIKGVLPPGIGMETVYRAILPFLVLQILALILFMLFPDLVTWLPNQLSQRLVS comes from the coding sequence CTGGATACCGGCGCCAAAACCTCATCGCTGCACGCGGTGAACGTAGAAGAGTTTAAAAAAGACGATCAGAAATGGGTCAAATTCCAGATTCCGCCCTCCATCATCACCATTGTGTATGCCGCTACTGCCCAGATATCCGTAGGCAAAATGTTTGCTGCCGGGATAGTGCCAGGGATGGTGCTATCCGGGCTTTACGTAAGCTACGTGGTTATCCGCACCATGCTCAAACCCAGCCTTGCGCCCACTCCGGAACACATCGAAGTGAGCTGGTTTGAAATGTTCGGCTCCTTGAAATCGTTGTTTTTACCCACCCTGATTGTGTTCAGTGTTCTGGGCAGTATTTACGCCGAGATCGCCACGCCTACGGAAGCCGCTGCGGTTGGGGTAGTGGGGGCGATGTTGTCCGCGATGCTGCAGGGCCAGTTTACGATCGGAAATCTCAGTGATGCGGCCATGGATACGCTGCGCGTTACCACCATGATCATGTGGATCACCATAGGCGCCAAAATCTTTGTTTCGATCTTTACCGGGATCGGAGGTGCCGATTCGCTGCTGATGTTCATTGAAAACCTTGAGCTCAACCGTTGGCTGGTGCTGCTGGCGATGATGGGCCTTCTCGTTCTATTGGGCCTGTTCCTGGATGAAATCGGCATCATTCTGCTGTGTGTACCGGTGTTCATGCCAATCATCAGTTCGTTTGGTTTCGATCCAGTGTGGTTTGGTGTGTTGTTTCTGATTACCGCACAAATAGCATACATCACGCCGCCATTCGGCTACACGCTTTTTTATATCAAAGGGGTATTGCCGCCAGGAATTGGAATGGAGACTGTCTATCGGGCAATCCTCCCATTCCTCGTACTGCAAATTCTGGCGCTGATTCTGTTCATGTTGTTCCCGGACCTGGTCACCTGGCTGCCCAATCAGCTATCCCAGCGCCTGGTTTCCTGA